The Bacillota bacterium region GGACAGGTACTCCATGAGTTCATTGAACAGCTGGTCGCCGGGCCTCTCCCGGGCGTGGCGCCACCGCTCCTCGTTGGTCATCAGAAAAACCAGCTCCGCGCCGGCCTGCCGCGCGGCCGCCTCAAGCTCGGCCTTGTTGGCCACCGGGAACCCGACGACGGCCACCCGGGATCCACGCCGCACCTCCCCGAGGGACTCAAGGCGGGAAACGAAGCTGCGGTCGACCCCGGCCGACCGGGCGACCTCCTGCTGCGACAGCCCCCTCGCCCGCATCTCCATGAGGCGGTCGATGGCCCGGAAGAGCCGCTCCCGGGAGACCAGCTTGTCACCGATACGCCAGAGGTCCGGCCCCTCAGGATCCACCCGGGACGATCCTTTCACCGTCGCGTGCACTATTTTGTGCACACCCGCGGCACCACCATACCACGTCAGTTGTGCTCATTCAAGCCGCAAGAGGCGCAGGCCCTGCTCAAGGCCTGAGGTTGCGGAAGCCAGCAAAAGTGCCGGGCGTCTACCGCCCGGCACTCGAAAGGCGAGAAAAGCGTGGGCTTTGACCGCCCGCAGCTTCCCGGCTCGCTCTAGCGGCCGGTCTTTCGGCCCGTGCGCCCGGCGGCGCCCCTGGCGGCCGCCTTACGCGCCGCCTGAACCTGCCGGGCCTGCTCGACCTGGCGGCGGAACCTTTCGACCCGGCCGCCGGTGGTCACTACCGCCTGCCGCACCCCTGTGAAGAACGGGTGGCAGGCGGAGCAGATCTCTACGCGGATGTTTTCCCGGGTCGATCCGGTCGCGAACGTGTTACCGCAGGCACACGTCACGGTTGTCAGGCGGTACTCAGGATGAATGCCCTTCTTCATGCCGTCGTCGGTCCAGCCTTTCACGAGCGCACCTGCTTCGTATGCGCAGGACACAGCGGTCATTATAACATCCTCAGCGCAGGTACGAAAGCGGGTTGACCGCGCGGCCCCGGTACCGGATCTCGAAGTGCACGTGCGGCCCCGTGGAGTTGCCGGTATTCCCGCTGTAAGCGACCACCTGGCCCCGCATGACGTGCTGCCCGACGCGCACCACGATGCGGGAATTGTGCGCGTAGCGCGTCACGACGCCGTACCCGTGGTCGATGCTGACCAGGTAGCCGTACCCGCCACCCCACCCCGCAAAGACAACTCGGCCCGGGGCCGATGCTCGCACGGGGGTCCCCTGTGGAACGGCGATGTCGATACCCTCGTGCAGCCGGCCCCAGCGCCACCCGTACCGGGAGGCAATCCGGCCCTTGACCGGCTGGGAAAACGCCCGCAGCAGCCGGCCGTCGACCACCAGCTTCTCCGTCCGGGGACCCTTCGCCCCCGGGATGACAAGACGCGTCCCGGGCCGGATCAACTCCGGGGTGGCAAGCGCGTTGGCCTTCACAATGACGTCGGCGCTCACCCCGTAGAGCCGGCTGAGCTCCCACAGGCTCTCCCCCGACTGCACGGTGTGCACGATGCCCTTGGTGTCGGGCACCTGCAGCAGCCGTCCCGGCCGCACGAAATCGACGTCGAAAAGCGCATTGGCCGACGCGATGGTGGCTACGTCGGTTCCGTACTGGCGAGCGATGTCCCACAGCGTCTCTCCCTCCTGGACGCGGTGGGAGTAAATGCGAACCGGGCGGACTGCCTCGTTGGCCGGCCCGCCGTCCTCGCCGTGCCCGGGCCCGTCCTGCTGACCCTCGCTTTCCGCCTGCGAGAGGATGGCTTCGACCGTCTCCTGGTCGGCGGCCGGGCCGCCCTCGCCGTCACCGGCCAGCCTTGAGGGCCGGGCCGGCCCGTACTGTGCGCCCACGGCTTCCATGGGGGCGGGCCACGTCAGGCTCCCGCCCTTTACCCAGCCGCCAGCGGCCGCGGCCACCACCAAGACCGCAGTGACAATCCTTTTCGAGCGGGAAAGGGATG contains the following coding sequences:
- a CDS encoding helix-turn-helix transcriptional regulator, coding for MDPEGPDLWRIGDKLVSRERLFRAIDRLMEMRARGLSQQEVARSAGVDRSFVSRLESLGEVRRGSRVAVVGFPVANKAELEAAARQAGAELVFLMTNEERWRHARERPGDQLFNELMEYLSILSRFDRVIFLGSDMRIRLVEAILGSDRVIGVSLGPSPITKDAEVDPHRIAALISGVKSS
- a CDS encoding M23 family metallopeptidase produces the protein MDEPDDAEARSGDSNLDLPRSSLSRSKRIVTAVLVVAAAAGGWVKGGSLTWPAPMEAVGAQYGPARPSRLAGDGEGGPAADQETVEAILSQAESEGQQDGPGHGEDGGPANEAVRPVRIYSHRVQEGETLWDIARQYGTDVATIASANALFDVDFVRPGRLLQVPDTKGIVHTVQSGESLWELSRLYGVSADVIVKANALATPELIRPGTRLVIPGAKGPRTEKLVVDGRLLRAFSQPVKGRIASRYGWRWGRLHEGIDIAVPQGTPVRASAPGRVVFAGWGGGYGYLVSIDHGYGVVTRYAHNSRIVVRVGQHVMRGQVVAYSGNTGNSTGPHVHFEIRYRGRAVNPLSYLR